A genomic window from Rhizobium sp. EC-SD404 includes:
- a CDS encoding VTT domain-containing protein: MKNKVEDWLERLSRSRHEKTLLFGASFAETVIVPIPIELILVPYMAIHRSRMFWLATIVLAGCLAGALFGYVLGYLFFETAGRWAIETFGWQAGYAEFLDLFERHGFWAIIAVGIIPIPFQIGMLTAGAAGYSLPLFLLAALIARGVRYYGLALVVYLVGEHVMDAWRHNRRALLVGCGIAAGLMLAGYYGYTLWW; this comes from the coding sequence ATGAAGAACAAGGTCGAGGACTGGCTGGAGCGGCTTTCGCGTTCGCGCCACGAGAAAACGCTGCTCTTCGGTGCGTCCTTCGCCGAAACGGTCATCGTGCCTATCCCGATCGAGCTCATCCTCGTGCCCTATATGGCGATCCATCGATCGCGCATGTTCTGGCTCGCCACGATCGTCCTTGCCGGATGCCTTGCTGGCGCGCTTTTCGGCTATGTTCTCGGTTATCTCTTCTTCGAGACGGCCGGCCGGTGGGCGATCGAGACATTCGGCTGGCAGGCGGGCTATGCCGAGTTCCTGGATCTTTTCGAACGCCATGGCTTCTGGGCGATCATCGCCGTGGGGATCATCCCCATTCCATTTCAGATCGGGATGCTGACGGCGGGTGCTGCGGGCTATTCGTTGCCGTTGTTCCTGCTGGCGGCGCTGATTGCGCGGGGTGTGCGCTACTATGGTCTCGCGCTCGTCGTCTATCTGGTCGGAGAGCACGTCATGGATGCCTGGCGCCACAACCGACGCGCCTTGCTCGTCGGTTGTGGCATTGCCGCAGGTCTGATGTTAGCCGGCTACTATGGCTACACGCTTTGGTGGTAG
- a CDS encoding DUF1674 domain-containing protein codes for MTESAENHPLPDGQTDTQQERPPLSDAAKRALAEAEERRAKARAAEQPREIGGRGGLDPARFGDWEIDGRAIDF; via the coding sequence ATGACCGAATCCGCTGAAAATCATCCTCTGCCCGACGGTCAGACCGACACGCAGCAAGAGCGTCCACCGCTCTCGGATGCCGCCAAGCGTGCGCTCGCCGAAGCCGAGGAACGCCGCGCCAAGGCGCGCGCCGCCGAACAGCCGCGCGAAATCGGCGGCCGGGGTGGTCTCGATCCGGCTCGGTTCGGCGACTGGGAAATCGACGGCCGGGCGATCGATTTCTAG
- a CDS encoding TadE/TadG family type IV pilus assembly protein, with product MPNFLTQYRRFAKDETGNIAIMFGLTAVVLLTAGGLAVEVSRAMTERSSMANALDAAVLATARSISLGEITQDEAEVYLNGMFAANLNVSAEDVAGYRIENIQFDDVTKTLSANGARDFDTMFRFFGENNALTLRTSSAALYGTTYVEVAMTFDVTGSMSGGRLRDLKKAAAEGVTLLLGDDGENETVRVSSVPYAESVNAGSLARYVFPDDGAANTAPPRLTDFNTMIESGQRPAGLSPQANLSGSGPVGPDTCATERKGEYAVRSDGPDRAMVNRDDRVVSCPNVTLIPLTNDVDQLTSSIQSFAADGVTAGQIGIQWAWYMLAPEWADYLPQDSQPRDPATSSDTVRKYAIIMTDGEFNTAFSGSNRQRPQGPQQREAARATNQALALCEAMRDDGITVFTIGFGLSNGSRPMNMLRDCATPQDGAIQYFYNATTGADLTAAYTEISRTIQSLRLVR from the coding sequence ATGCCGAACTTCCTTACCCAGTATCGCCGTTTTGCCAAAGACGAGACGGGCAACATCGCGATCATGTTCGGCTTGACCGCAGTCGTGCTTCTGACGGCCGGCGGACTTGCCGTCGAGGTATCGCGCGCCATGACAGAGCGCAGCTCCATGGCGAACGCGCTCGATGCGGCGGTGCTTGCAACCGCTCGTTCGATATCGCTCGGGGAGATCACGCAGGACGAGGCAGAGGTTTATCTGAACGGCATGTTCGCGGCGAACCTAAACGTGTCGGCTGAGGACGTCGCCGGTTATCGCATCGAGAACATCCAATTCGATGACGTCACGAAGACGCTGTCTGCCAACGGGGCGCGCGATTTCGACACGATGTTCCGCTTCTTCGGTGAGAACAACGCCCTTACGCTACGGACCAGTTCCGCGGCACTTTACGGCACTACCTATGTCGAGGTGGCGATGACATTCGACGTCACCGGGTCGATGTCGGGTGGACGGCTACGCGATCTCAAAAAGGCAGCAGCAGAGGGCGTGACGCTTCTTTTGGGTGATGACGGGGAAAACGAGACAGTTCGCGTCAGTTCGGTTCCCTATGCCGAGTCTGTGAATGCGGGCAGTCTCGCGCGCTACGTCTTTCCTGACGATGGGGCAGCCAACACGGCGCCACCGCGCCTTACAGACTTCAACACCATGATTGAAAGTGGGCAGCGACCCGCTGGACTTTCCCCTCAAGCGAACCTCTCGGGGTCGGGGCCTGTTGGACCGGACACGTGTGCGACAGAGCGGAAGGGAGAGTATGCGGTTCGGTCCGATGGCCCGGATCGAGCCATGGTGAATCGTGACGATCGCGTTGTATCGTGCCCGAATGTGACGCTGATTCCGCTGACCAACGACGTGGACCAGCTGACGTCATCGATCCAAAGTTTCGCGGCTGATGGGGTCACCGCAGGCCAGATCGGGATTCAGTGGGCCTGGTACATGCTCGCGCCGGAATGGGCAGACTATCTTCCTCAAGATTCCCAGCCACGCGACCCAGCGACCAGTTCGGACACCGTGCGCAAATACGCGATCATCATGACTGATGGCGAGTTCAACACCGCGTTTTCAGGATCAAACCGGCAGCGCCCGCAGGGCCCGCAACAGCGTGAAGCTGCCCGCGCCACCAACCAGGCGCTGGCGCTCTGCGAGGCCATGCGAGACGATGGCATCACCGTGTTTACCATCGGATTTGGTCTCAGCAATGGATCGCGCCCTATGAACATGCTCCGCGATTGCGCAACACCCCAGGATGGCGCCATCCAGTATTTCTACAATGCAACGACAGGTGCCGATCTGACAGCGGCCTACACGGAAATCAGCCGAACCATCCAGTCGCTCCGGCTCGTCCGATAG
- the htpX gene encoding zinc metalloprotease HtpX, with amino-acid sequence MNFVRTAMLIAFMTALFMGVGLLIGGTNGMLIALVVAMGMNLFAYWNSDKMVLRMHHAHEVDERTAPEYYGMVAQLAENAGLPMPKVYVIDNPQPNAFATGRNPENAAVAATTGLLNSLSHEEVAAVMAHELAHVQNRDTLIMTITATLAGAISMLGNFAFFFGNNRNNPLGIIGVLAAMIVAPFAAMLVQMAISRTREYSADKRGAEICGNPLWLASALRKIAGGAKRVVNEDAERNPATAHMFIINPLNGQRMDGLFSTHPATENRIAALEQLHQQMGGSAPTQATMQSPRRGPWDSGPTSTSKGPWS; translated from the coding sequence ATGAATTTTGTCCGTACCGCGATGTTGATCGCCTTCATGACTGCGCTGTTCATGGGCGTCGGGCTCCTGATCGGCGGCACGAACGGCATGCTGATCGCGCTGGTCGTCGCGATGGGCATGAACCTTTTCGCCTATTGGAACTCCGACAAGATGGTGCTGCGGATGCACCACGCGCACGAGGTCGATGAGCGCACCGCGCCCGAATATTACGGCATGGTGGCTCAGCTCGCCGAAAACGCCGGCCTGCCGATGCCGAAGGTCTACGTAATCGACAATCCGCAACCCAACGCATTCGCCACGGGCCGCAACCCCGAAAACGCGGCTGTCGCCGCAACCACCGGACTTCTCAACAGCCTGTCTCACGAGGAAGTAGCCGCAGTCATGGCGCATGAGCTTGCCCATGTGCAGAACCGCGACACGCTGATCATGACCATTACCGCGACGCTGGCCGGCGCGATCTCCATGCTCGGCAACTTCGCGTTTTTCTTCGGCAACAACCGCAACAACCCGCTCGGTATCATCGGCGTCCTCGCCGCGATGATCGTTGCTCCCTTCGCGGCAATGCTCGTGCAGATGGCGATCAGCCGCACACGGGAATACTCGGCTGACAAACGCGGCGCGGAGATTTGCGGCAACCCGCTCTGGCTCGCATCTGCCCTGCGCAAGATCGCCGGCGGCGCCAAGCGCGTCGTCAACGAAGACGCCGAGCGCAACCCGGCGACCGCACATATGTTCATCATCAATCCCTTGAACGGCCAGCGCATGGACGGTCTTTTCTCGACCCACCCGGCGACGGAGAATCGCATCGCGGCGCTGGAACAGCTGCACCAGCAGATGGGTGGTAGCGCGCCGACGCAGGCAACCATGCAAAGCCCCCGTCGCGGGCCATGGGATAGCGGACCTACCTCGACGTCGAAAGGCCCGTGGTCTTGA